A segment of the Lycium ferocissimum isolate CSIRO_LF1 chromosome 5, AGI_CSIRO_Lferr_CH_V1, whole genome shotgun sequence genome:
CCTATCTCCATTGTGTCCGACAGGGGCACCACTTTTACATCCAGGTTTTGGCAATGTTTGCATGAGAAGTTGGATACGAAGTTAGATATTAGCACAGCCTTCTATCCTCAGATCGACGGGCAATCTGAGtggactattcaggttcttgaggatatgcttccTGCGTACcagttcttgcccttagccaaatttgcttacaataatagctatcactcaagtattgatatggccccatttgaggcattgtatggaaAGAGGTGTAGGTCTTCGATTAGATGGTTTGATGCAATAAAGGTGAGGTCGTGGGGTACTGACCTTCTGAGAGAGTCCCTACAGtaggtgaaggtgattcaagccaagCATTTGGCAGCGTAGAGTAGgcagaaggagtatgcggaccgcAAGGTCggagatcttgagtttgaggaAGAAGAGCAAGTGctgttgaaggtctcacccatgaaaggtaggatgaggtttgggaagaaaggcaagcttagcccgaggtatattggtccGATTGAGGTTCTCAAACGTGTGGGAAAGgcggcttataagttggctttacctccgggtttatcaggcgttcatccagtgttccatgtgtcgatgttgaagaggtaccacGGTGATGGTTCCTATATTATCCGTTGGGATTCGATTTTGTTATATGAAAATCTGTCATATGAGAAAAAGCCTGCTGCTATCTTAGACAGggatgttcgcaagttgaggcCCAAGGAAATAGCTTTTgtgaaagttcagtggaagaagCTACTTCGGAGACAGAGTTCGATATGCGTAGCAAATACCCTCGGCTTTTCGCCGAGTCAGGTAACTCCTCCCTAGTTTTCTCACCTTTATCCGCTCGGGGACGAACGATGTTTTTATTAGTATCTGGTATAACGACCCTTCCGGTTGTTATGTGAAATTAGGACTCCGTTAGGAATTTTGAGGCTgcgggtggattcgtagggcgtctTTTTGCATGAGTTCATACTTTGTGTTGCATTTTTTAGGCCTTGGACGAAATATGGGGTGATAGAGAGAAAACTAGAAAAAAATTGAGCTCACTACCCAAAACGAGCCACTATGGCGGTAGGAGTACCGCTGCCGCGGTATAGCTATAGCGGTAGGCTGACCGCTCCCAGCGGCCAACCACGTTCTCCAGGGGTCACTGTGGAAGGCGATTGCCCGCTATGGCGATACCGTTATAGCGGGGTATCGACAGCTATAGCGGTGAGCAGATTTATGttgggtccgctatagcggtggcttGGCCGCTATAGCAAGACCGCTACAGCCGCGAAACGATCGCCACGGCGGTCGACGGGGAGGCAGAAACCATATTTTAATGACTTagtctcatattttcattcataatacaccaacacacttcccaacaagcacctagagagaattttcaagctaggacAAGATAACCTcgagaggtaagttccattgtttttcattctatcattcccttcccctagaatgtcaataaaccttctaaacttgatgggttaggGTTATCATCgcttatttatcatttaaatggattggttagttgctatttgttataaattgaacatttagaatcataaactaagtgattggagacctaAGGTACTATAACAATGGAGTCTTTGCCATAAAAACTATTTGTAATGGGAATatttgatagaatgttgtataaattgatgGTAAGTGAATACAAGGGGCCTTGATAtattgtttatcacctagaaatcatccacccttagaatgggggaacggaagggtattcttgctttggtgtttGTGAATTGAacaatgtgactcattgagcattctatttttagaccgtgaacgtattgaggctttgaggaaagaaAAGGTTGTAGTAGAGTAACCTGCgtgttccagctctactttgaggtaggttatggtttacttaagttagaatttggttagttgattgtaggTTTTGTGATCTCCTTAGGacaaagcatgtctagttttcaggCATGGTATTATGTGGCTAAATTCCTTCATGAAtgtgattgagtgattgtgtaggctcAGTGTCGTTATTCCTGTATGATTGAATCTAcagtggatgtgttgtgatgagaagctaatataatattctcaagggtattgtgacatgaaatgatgagttgattgtggatattgggaaggtaagaaacactattctgtaagaggtatggaaaggcactcatgtgacctagattatgggctcgtggtctgaGGATCGTTCCGGAAATGAGAGGTACTTTTGATATGTCCCGCgatcgaggttcgttccggagcggaggtttgtgctcgggtccgaggagtatttcggaacgagtggtatatggacaccatgggtcccctgcaggtcatgactactgagctaagatatcagctagcatgtatgtacagcgaGTGAGGTTATTGTGATAAATTTATTTTAGTTGTGGCTTACATGATTGTGATGCTTgacatcttggtgatttgattgtgattgtccttggttgacttgctgtgaTTTATTAATATTCATGTCTATTCACTGCttattttattctattgattttatgaaatatgcatgatactaatcttagtcggcctataatatctatcggtacatagtgtttgtactgatactaccttgttgcattctttgagtgcagattatGATATAGAGACTGTTGCTCATCCTCACATCTAGCATGGAGGataattgttgatagattttAAGGCgagcttcttcccatgccaggccgcccgaagatcttcttgcaatgatgtcttttcgtactctggacattatggattactAATTTTTTAGACTTcagattcttagacatgtttttagcttagattcctgtacgatgactttcaaattttggtgatttgtaatagttagaacttccgcacttatttcagtatttatggcatgacttattttgttcttttgatatttgaatgagtaatattgtttagcttggttaatataaaatcggattgaatggatgggtgttttgtatgttggttcgcccactaggatttagatgggtgccagtcatggcaggttgggtcatgacaggtATGCTTCCTAGGATGCCCATAgtcgagtggaagtgggagaggatatcTATGGACTTTGTTattggtcttccgaagacatTTGGCaaatttgattcgatttgggtcattATTGACAGATTGACCAAGTTTTCCCATTTCATACTAGTTCAAGATCACTTATATCGCTCAGAAATTGGCCCAAATTTAAATCCGGGAGATTGTACGGGTATATGGGGTCCCTATTTCCATTATATCTGATAGAGCCACGCGGTTTACGTCTCGATTTTGTAGGACCTTGCAGTCCGACTTGGGTACTAgattggaccttagtacaacttttcaGCCTCAGACAGTTGGTCAGTTTAAGCGGACGATTCAAGTCCTGGAGGATATGCTCCaagcttgtgtgattgatttCAGTGGTCATTGGTACCAGTTCTTACTATTGgcagagtttgcttataataatagttaccactcgAGCTTTGATATGGCCCCATTTGAGGCTCTTCATGGGAGGAGGTGTAgatctcctattgggtggtttgatgtgTTTGAGGTAAGGCCATGGGTGCTGACCATTCGAAAGAGTCCTTAGATAAAGTTAAGGTGATTTAGAAAAAGCTCTAGGTGActcagagtagacagaaggAATACGTGGATCGAAAGGCCCGAGATCTTTGAGTTCATGGTTGGAGAACAAGTTTTgttgaaagtctcacccatgaaaggtgtgatgaggttttgggaagaaaggtaagcttagcCCTATATTcattggtccgtttgaaatTCTCAATCGAGTGGGGGAGGTAGCCTATGAGCTGGCTTTGCCTCCAGGTTTGTTCAGGTTCATCCGGTATTTTGtgtctctatgttgaagagatatcatggtgatggttcttttatcattcgttgggattcagtGCTATTGGATGAAAATTTATCTTATAAGGAAGAGCcgattgctattctagatagggAGGTTCGTAAGTTGAGATCGAAAGAGATAGCGTCCGTGGAGGTTCAGTGGAAGACCCATCCCATTGAgaaagctacttgggagaccaaATCCGTTATGTGTAATAAGTATCCCTAGCTTTTCGCGGAGTCAGGTACTTTCCCCCTTGTTTCCTTCTCTCTGTCCATTTGGGGACTAGCGGTTGCTTAATTGGTATCTATTGTAATGACCAACTCGGTCGTTAAGGTACTTTGACCATTTTGCACTTGTTAGCACCCTCCTGAGAATAGAAATGAGCTTAATGAGAACTCAAGAAGTTAGAAGTCTAAAAACTGAGACTTATGTGGTTTGTTGTAGTGCATTGAGTGAAACTTGCCTTCATTTTCGTCAGGGAGTGACTCAGTAAATTTGACCTtcgttgggaattccaagggcaagggtgagtccgtagcatgattttacattaatgtgcatgttttgtttgtgtctATAAGGCCTCGGATTGATGTTGAGTTTTTGGGTGGAAATATGGGGTGAGAAAACCAGGCTCACTAGTTGATTTAGACCGCTCCACTGGGCGTAGGACCGCTGCAGTAAGCATAGGACCGCTGTAGTCCGCCATAGCGGTGCGTGGTTGTCATCGCGGGAAATGGGAAAATAAATGACGTCCGCAATCGCGGGACAACTCCCACTATAGCGGAACCGCCGTAGCGAAAGTCGAATGTTGCAGCGGTCGATGGGAGGCAGAAACTGTGTTATATAGTCCATATTTCGAACACATTCCccatataatacaaaaaatagtTCCCAAGAAATATTGAGGCAatttttctaaggctagggcaccACTCTTcatcaaggtaagtctcaaccttTATCTTCATTCattccataatcatcttaagtTCTTACATCCGCTAAAggttctttaatggtgaattgaaAGGTTAGAACCCTAGAACTTATGAAACCCTTAAATAATGAatgggttattgattttattgttgctTTATCATCTAAGAGTATTGAatatcacttcctaggatgagaattCGATTATAAATGGTGGAATTGGTTGATTAAGActtagggttccaataaaaatggaagttttaacttaaaaactgattgaaaaaggttaaattgattagaaaacccatgaatcgATAgaatatgattgttgggattgatATTAGTAGAAATTCACACTTAATGATAGTTCACCCAATTAAAGAGGGTAGAATAAGTTAGGTTCTCTTTCCCAAATTGTTATTTTATTGAGTAGATAATCAAATACTCACTTAGCGCtataattgctagactttgaacgttccgaAGCTTTGCGAAAGGGAAAAACTGTTGCAAAATAAgtgcattgttccagttcggctttgaggtaggttatggtttacttgagttagactttgattagtttatTGTATGTGTAGTAAAATTGATGGAAGAAAGTATGTATAGGTCTTCAGACACGTCTGGAGGGACtctacttaggttggtatgatctctgattttgtgggctcgtcgccattgtTGTTATATACCGAAACCTAACTGGAATTTGTTATGTTATGAGAAGGAAGGAGttcatatatactcttcttgtgaTTGAGATGATTTCATATTCAAGTTTTTTGATAAGTTGAATTGATTGAGTcctgatatgacttgtggcataaTGCCTTGTGTTCTTTACATTCATATTGTTGACTGACCATATTCCACATTTACTGATGAATTGGAAGTACGTTGAGAAACACATTGTGATGAAAAAcataatatttatacatataaaggcacaattgacagggggtaaggatgtggcctagttaagggctcgtgatccgaggtcagttccggagcgagtggtacaggGATGCCATGAGTCCCCTGAAGTTCATGGTTACTTGggaaacaataccatttagcacATGTGTACaaggttgagatactatcattgttacattgcattgcattacagtGTACTTACTTTATTCGTGTGGTCGGTTGATAACTGAACTTGTGATGGCTAAACTTATCTGATTTTTGAGACTACACTTATCTTATACCTGTGTTGGCTGAATTCTGTTCATGACattatttgtttgttttggtGTGCCTATCGGCCTATTCTATTAATTTTATGAACgtatgaatgatactaatcttagtcggcctatgatacctaccagtactgagTGTTTGTagtgatactaccttgctgcaccctttttagTGTAGATTGTGTGCCGGAGACATCTTCCAGACCTCATATCTAGCTTGAGGCCAGTTCctgatcagatccgagggtaAGCTCCTATTCATGCCATGCCTCCAGAAGATCTTTCCTCATTtggatgtctactttcattccagacatttaTGATTATTTAGACATTTATTTCAGTCGTTAGACAacttatgttttagagtccttgtacgatgactttggATCTttgggttgtaatagttaggatttccgcattaatatttctatttaTGGAATGACtagataattatttatttatttcatgagtTGGCTTATAATTGGTTAAACGGTTTAATAATTAGTTAGAAGGGGATGGTTCACCCACTAGGGAGTTAGTGTTCGTGCCACTAACGGctacttgggtcgtgacatcagtTCAcagcaaactttttaaaatcttttcaAAAAGGATTGGAtaccaaggtgaacctcagcacaacttttcatcctcagacaaatGGCCAGGTAGAGTGCACTATTTAgactcttgaggacatgttgagagaaTGTG
Coding sequences within it:
- the LOC132058048 gene encoding uncharacterized protein LOC132058048; the protein is MLKRYHGDGSYIIRWDSILLYENLSYEKKPAAILDRDVRKLRPKEIAFVKVQWKKLLRRQSSICVANTLGFSPSQPQTVGQFKRTIQVLEDMLQACVIDFSGHWYQFLLLAEFAYNNSYHSSFDMAPFEALHGRRCRSPIGWFDVFEIVCRRHLPDLISSLRPVPDQIRGYHVSIKMALSEALYRRMCRSPIGWFEVGEAGLLGVYQAMEKVKLIQEHLKTAQSRQKSYFDVRRRDLEF